CAAATTTGATCCGGGGGTAGGACTTTATAATGATTGTTCCTGTAAGATGCTTTTCATGTGGTAAAGTTGTTGGTGACAAATGGGAAAGTTACTTAAACATGCttcaagaagatgaacTCGACGAAGGTACTGCTTTGACTAAGCTTGGCTTGAAGAGATACTGTTGCAGGAGAATGATTCTAACACATGTGGATCTAATTGAGAAGTTCTTAAGATACAACCCATTAGAGAGAAGGGATTAGGTTTTTCGCTTTTATATTACTGTAGATTATATTATATTTGCATCCCTCGTCATCATGTTGTGTTGACCACTCAAACCATGGTCTATATACATTTATGtaatatcaaagaaataaaaaGTAAGATAAGAGGTATTTGTGTGTTTCAGTTTGGCTTGAGTGCATTTTATAGTGAAATCTTCTTGGAAACGCCCTTGTAACTTTTCTTGAAT
The genomic region above belongs to Zygosaccharomyces rouxii strain CBS732 chromosome F complete sequence and contains:
- the RPB10 gene encoding DNA-directed RNA polymerase core subunit RPB10 (highly similar to uniprot|P22139 Saccharomyces cerevisiae YOR210W RPB10 RNA polymerase subunit ABC10-beta common to RNA polymerases I II and III), translated to MIVPVRCFSCGKVVGDKWESYLNMLQEDELDEGTALTKLGLKRYCCRRMILTHVDLIEKFLRYNPLERRD